In a single window of the Arthrobacter sp. StoSoilA2 genome:
- a CDS encoding glycosyltransferase: MPLTVGTEQIQSLETSLGRRHVYLLEPPVDVFSNSRLADIGVDEFRTHWELNDDVLNVVCVSRLAHELKLEGIVSALEAVDNLSRDRRVRLIIAGGGPAMDRVASRANAINEATGRRTVVLTGELRDPRPAYAVADVVLGMGGSALRGLSFAKPLIVQGERGFWRLLTPESLPTFLWQGWYGWGTCSSDGQDALTSILAPLLEDADARSRLGRFGRQVVEDRFSLADTARRQLAFYDRFVTSRPSFRRSLTAEAAALARFSAHQVQRRYHSYFGNSPRDDFNAKPVAASPDAASLRPNGRRA; the protein is encoded by the coding sequence ATGCCCCTCACTGTCGGCACCGAACAAATCCAAAGCCTCGAAACGTCTTTGGGCCGGCGCCACGTCTATCTGCTGGAACCGCCGGTCGATGTGTTCTCCAACAGTCGCTTGGCAGACATTGGAGTGGACGAATTCCGCACTCACTGGGAACTTAACGACGACGTACTGAACGTCGTCTGTGTTTCCCGGCTGGCGCATGAGCTCAAACTTGAAGGCATAGTGTCCGCATTGGAGGCCGTGGATAACTTGTCCCGCGACCGGCGGGTTCGATTAATCATCGCCGGGGGAGGGCCTGCAATGGACCGAGTAGCGTCCAGGGCAAATGCCATCAACGAGGCAACAGGCCGTCGTACGGTGGTGCTGACGGGTGAACTCAGGGATCCGCGGCCAGCATATGCGGTGGCAGATGTAGTTCTCGGCATGGGCGGCTCTGCCCTTCGCGGTCTCTCCTTCGCGAAGCCGTTGATCGTGCAGGGAGAGCGGGGCTTCTGGCGATTGCTAACGCCTGAGAGTCTACCCACGTTCCTATGGCAGGGCTGGTATGGTTGGGGTACTTGTTCCAGCGACGGTCAAGACGCTTTGACGTCCATACTCGCACCCCTTTTGGAAGATGCTGACGCTAGGAGCCGGCTGGGCAGATTCGGTCGACAGGTGGTCGAAGACAGATTCTCCTTAGCGGATACCGCACGGAGACAACTGGCCTTTTACGACCGTTTTGTCACTAGCCGCCCGTCCTTTCGGCGGAGTCTGACGGCTGAAGCGGCAGCGCTGGCTAGATTCTCAGCCCACCAGGTCCAGAGGCGGTATCACAGCTACTTCGGGAACTCTCCCAGGGACGATTTCAACGCCAAGCCTGTCGCGGCGTCGCCAGATGCTGCATCCCTGCGGCCGAACGGACGGAGGGCCTGA
- a CDS encoding M20/M25/M40 family metallo-hydrolase: protein MSVIRPEDEVVRICQELIRIDSSNFGDDTGPGERAAAEYTAGLITEVGLEAEIFESAPGRANVVTRMAGEDPSADALVVHGHLDVVPALKDQWSVDPFSGELKDGLIWGRGAVDMKDMDAMILSVMRDFARTGRRPKRDIIFAFFADEEAGGTYGARYAVEHRRELFDGATEAISEVGGFSATIGGQRTYLLQTAEKGLSWLRLVAHGRAGHGSQINTDNAITRLAAAVTRIGEYKWPVELTPTTRQFLDGVTELTGVEFDADNPDILLKELGTVARFVGATLQNTSNPTLLRSGYKHNVIPESAEAFVDCRTLPGQQELVFETIKELAGDGIEISYVNKDVSLEVPFAGNLVDSMIDALHSEDPGAKVLPYTLSGGTDNKSLSKIGITGYGFAPLMLPDELDFTGMFHGVDERVPAESLQFGARVLNKLLSNY from the coding sequence ATGTCTGTCATCCGCCCCGAAGACGAAGTTGTCCGGATTTGCCAGGAGCTCATCCGGATCGACTCCTCCAACTTCGGCGACGACACCGGACCGGGCGAACGTGCTGCTGCGGAGTACACAGCTGGCCTGATCACGGAAGTGGGCCTTGAGGCCGAGATTTTCGAGTCCGCACCGGGACGTGCCAACGTCGTCACGCGCATGGCGGGGGAGGACCCTTCAGCTGACGCGTTGGTGGTCCACGGACACTTGGACGTTGTACCGGCCCTGAAGGATCAGTGGAGCGTTGACCCCTTCAGCGGTGAGCTGAAGGACGGACTGATCTGGGGTCGCGGTGCCGTGGACATGAAGGACATGGATGCCATGATCCTTTCGGTAATGCGGGACTTCGCCAGGACTGGCCGCAGGCCCAAGCGGGACATCATTTTCGCCTTCTTCGCGGACGAGGAAGCCGGCGGCACCTATGGCGCCCGGTATGCCGTGGAGCACCGCCGCGAATTGTTCGATGGCGCCACCGAGGCCATCTCCGAAGTGGGTGGATTCTCCGCGACTATCGGTGGCCAGCGCACGTACCTGCTTCAAACTGCCGAAAAGGGCTTGTCCTGGTTGCGGCTGGTTGCCCATGGACGGGCCGGCCACGGCTCGCAAATCAATACGGACAACGCGATCACCCGGCTCGCGGCGGCCGTCACCAGAATCGGCGAATACAAGTGGCCTGTGGAACTGACTCCCACCACCAGGCAGTTCCTGGACGGCGTCACCGAACTCACTGGCGTGGAGTTTGACGCCGACAACCCGGACATCCTGCTCAAGGAGCTTGGCACCGTCGCCCGTTTCGTGGGAGCAACGCTGCAAAATACCTCCAACCCCACCCTGCTCCGCTCGGGCTACAAGCACAACGTCATCCCGGAATCGGCCGAGGCCTTCGTGGATTGCCGAACGCTGCCGGGCCAGCAGGAACTGGTGTTCGAAACCATCAAGGAGCTTGCCGGGGATGGCATCGAGATCAGCTACGTCAACAAGGATGTCTCCCTGGAGGTGCCGTTTGCCGGCAACCTCGTTGACTCCATGATCGACGCCTTGCACTCCGAGGACCCGGGCGCCAAGGTGCTTCCCTACACCCTCTCGGGAGGGACAGACAACAAGTCCTTAAGCAAGATCGGCATCACCGGCTACGGCTTCGCTCCACTGATGCTGCCCGACGAGCTTGATTTCACGGGCATGTTCCACGGGGTGGACGAGCGGGTTCCGGCAGAGTCCCTGCAGTTCGGCGCGCGGGTCCTCAACAAGCTGCTGAGCAACTACTAA
- a CDS encoding DUF5703 family protein, with product MKEQFRGSSEERQRDYARQYEYLVLTVGPDDSLPEARRRLAEHSEYGKWELERSRLYLGGGRRFWLRRKVYSVQRTV from the coding sequence ATGAAGGAACAATTTCGAGGCAGCTCCGAAGAGCGCCAACGTGACTATGCACGTCAGTACGAGTACCTCGTACTGACGGTAGGACCTGACGATTCACTGCCCGAAGCCCGGCGTCGGCTCGCAGAGCACTCCGAGTACGGGAAGTGGGAGCTGGAACGCAGCCGGCTATACCTCGGCGGCGGCAGACGCTTCTGGTTGCGCCGAAAAGTCTATTCCGTGCAGCGCACGGTCTAG
- a CDS encoding oligosaccharide flippase family protein yields MTLRSRAANPRTPTPTRAFVISVLNAVVTRLGTIAIGIALARLLGPEQFGTYAVAFVALMAVLSFNELGVSLAIVRWPGDPKEIAATVTTISTACSIVLFAGSYVMAPYFTAAMGNEAATDVVRALAFCIVLNGLVATPAAVLQRNFRQGQRMIIDQVNVWLGAGVSLVLVIMGMGAMSLAVGRVLASLVSAVLFLIYSPLPYRFGFSRKLAKQLLAFGLPLAGASMVVFGVGYVDQFIAGKMLGPVALGFYVMAFNLAGWPASLLSQPLRSVAPAAFARLQASPQDMRSALLSLLGAIASVLLPVSAVMMGCAVPLITLVYGDSWAPAGLALLWLAPLVVFRSIHELFYDYLVVVGLSFSIFSVHVIALMALIPALVIGAAFAGMPGLAAAPALVALAVTSPLYLRALRRAQVPLAALGDRLWPSFTIAVATGVLCYMLTQSIHSPLASVLASMGVGLVATAITMTLRRNDLGEVRRWGRGREAEV; encoded by the coding sequence GTGACCCTCCGCAGCCGTGCTGCAAACCCGCGAACGCCCACTCCAACACGGGCGTTCGTCATCAGCGTCCTGAACGCAGTCGTGACACGCTTGGGAACAATCGCAATCGGCATAGCACTCGCGCGGTTACTGGGGCCCGAACAATTCGGAACATACGCTGTGGCCTTCGTGGCGCTGATGGCTGTACTGAGCTTCAACGAACTTGGGGTCAGCCTGGCGATCGTTCGATGGCCAGGGGATCCCAAGGAAATCGCCGCGACCGTGACTACGATCTCAACGGCATGCAGCATTGTTCTCTTCGCAGGCTCCTATGTGATGGCGCCATACTTCACAGCAGCCATGGGAAACGAAGCCGCCACCGACGTCGTCAGGGCGCTCGCCTTCTGCATCGTCCTCAACGGGCTGGTGGCTACGCCTGCGGCCGTTCTGCAGCGGAACTTCCGTCAGGGCCAACGCATGATCATTGACCAGGTCAACGTTTGGCTTGGGGCAGGCGTCTCCCTGGTTCTCGTCATCATGGGCATGGGTGCCATGAGTCTTGCCGTAGGACGGGTGCTGGCCAGCCTTGTTTCCGCTGTCCTTTTCCTGATCTACTCTCCGTTGCCCTATCGCTTTGGGTTCTCCCGGAAGCTGGCGAAACAGCTGCTGGCTTTTGGATTGCCCCTGGCAGGCGCCAGCATGGTGGTCTTCGGTGTGGGTTACGTCGACCAGTTCATTGCCGGAAAGATGCTGGGCCCAGTGGCGTTGGGGTTCTACGTCATGGCGTTCAATTTGGCGGGTTGGCCCGCAAGCCTCTTGTCCCAGCCACTGCGCAGTGTGGCTCCGGCGGCCTTCGCCCGACTGCAGGCCAGCCCTCAAGACATGCGATCGGCGTTATTGTCCCTGTTAGGGGCGATTGCGTCGGTGCTTTTGCCGGTGTCTGCCGTGATGATGGGCTGCGCGGTGCCACTTATCACCCTGGTCTACGGTGACTCGTGGGCTCCAGCAGGACTGGCGCTTCTATGGTTGGCACCACTTGTAGTCTTCCGCAGCATTCATGAGCTCTTTTACGACTACCTCGTTGTCGTGGGATTGTCCTTTTCCATCTTCAGTGTGCACGTGATCGCGTTGATGGCCCTCATTCCCGCACTGGTGATCGGCGCTGCGTTCGCAGGGATGCCAGGGCTTGCTGCCGCGCCAGCGCTGGTCGCCCTGGCTGTCACTTCGCCACTGTATCTCAGAGCCTTGAGACGCGCGCAGGTGCCGCTTGCAGCCTTGGGAGACCGCCTCTGGCCATCTTTCACCATCGCGGTCGCTACGGGGGTCCTGTGCTACATGCTCACGCAATCCATCCATTCACCATTGGCGAGCGTGCTGGCGTCCATGGGAGTGGGCCTTGTCGCCACGGCCATAACCATGACGTTGCGGCGGAACGACTTGGGTGAGGTCCGACGATGGGGTCGGGGCAGGGAGGCAGAAGTGTGA
- a CDS encoding sugar transferase, with translation MVKVPVLRSGKVGAPQGAHPFSLGAAFTAKPAVADVNPPVSPWIDKSVAAQRTEKAGLAALRADVTLDLKPPVTHRRSRSTSALARRYGWTRLLTNSLRLADSALVAAAVTSGFLLNTDGLAVAAGGAGHERQLMLGFILGIAWLGALEVYRTRDPKVLGVGPEEYKRVLSASLRVFGFLGLVAVVFRLESASSFVLVSLPVGLVSLTGSRWMFRRWLTFEKSRGRCLSRAIVVGEPQDVRYVIKQINRKSGAAYNILGACLPGARRGAVLVVDNVRVPVLSSIYGIAHTVRQTGANAVIVAGPVPGGNQFIQELGWRLEEDSAELVLAATLTNVAGPRIHWRPVEGLPLMHVDIPHYSGGKHTLKRLMDIVVSATALLCLAPLLAVLALIVRLDSPGPVLFRQERIGRRGTTFQMLKFRSMVVDAEARLEELSGKDQGAGVLFKMRDDPRVTKCGRWMRKYSLDELPQFWNVLAGNMSLVGPRPPLLREVSGYERHTHRRLLIKPGITGLWQINGRSDLPWDEAVRLDLYYVENWSIAGDLMIMWRTFRAMIQPSGAY, from the coding sequence ATGGTAAAGGTTCCAGTCTTGCGTTCGGGCAAGGTGGGGGCACCACAGGGTGCGCATCCCTTTTCCTTGGGCGCGGCGTTCACAGCCAAACCTGCCGTCGCCGATGTCAATCCGCCGGTGTCTCCCTGGATTGACAAGTCCGTTGCTGCACAACGGACTGAAAAGGCGGGACTGGCGGCCTTGAGGGCAGATGTCACCCTGGACCTCAAGCCGCCAGTCACCCACCGCCGCTCCCGCAGCACCTCCGCCCTGGCCCGCCGGTATGGCTGGACACGGTTGCTCACCAACAGTCTTCGACTGGCCGACAGCGCCTTGGTAGCGGCAGCAGTCACGTCAGGTTTCCTTCTGAACACTGACGGCCTTGCCGTTGCGGCGGGCGGCGCGGGACACGAGCGCCAGCTTATGCTCGGCTTCATACTTGGCATTGCCTGGCTGGGAGCACTGGAGGTCTACCGGACACGGGATCCGAAAGTACTCGGCGTGGGGCCCGAAGAATACAAGCGGGTCCTGTCCGCAAGCCTGCGCGTTTTCGGCTTTCTGGGGCTCGTGGCAGTCGTATTCCGGCTGGAGTCCGCAAGCTCCTTCGTCCTGGTGTCCCTGCCCGTGGGCTTGGTGTCCCTGACAGGCAGCCGGTGGATGTTCCGCCGCTGGCTAACGTTCGAAAAGTCGCGCGGCCGCTGCCTCTCCCGTGCCATTGTGGTGGGGGAGCCACAGGACGTCAGATACGTCATCAAGCAAATCAACCGGAAGTCCGGTGCCGCGTACAACATTCTGGGGGCGTGCCTTCCAGGGGCCCGGCGTGGCGCCGTCCTGGTGGTGGATAACGTGCGGGTCCCCGTCTTGTCGTCGATTTACGGCATTGCCCATACTGTGCGTCAGACGGGCGCCAACGCGGTGATCGTTGCCGGTCCGGTCCCTGGCGGCAACCAGTTCATCCAGGAGTTGGGCTGGCGCCTGGAAGAAGATTCTGCCGAACTCGTCCTGGCAGCAACGCTGACCAACGTGGCTGGCCCACGTATCCACTGGCGCCCCGTTGAGGGCCTGCCCCTGATGCACGTGGATATTCCGCACTACTCCGGTGGCAAACACACGCTCAAGCGCCTCATGGACATTGTGGTTTCGGCTACTGCTTTGCTTTGCCTGGCGCCCCTGCTGGCTGTTTTGGCGCTGATAGTCAGGTTGGACAGCCCGGGTCCAGTGCTTTTCCGGCAGGAACGGATCGGTAGGCGAGGCACCACCTTCCAGATGCTGAAGTTCCGTTCCATGGTGGTCGATGCCGAAGCGCGGCTGGAGGAACTCAGCGGAAAGGACCAGGGAGCTGGCGTCCTCTTCAAGATGCGTGATGATCCCCGGGTCACCAAGTGCGGCCGTTGGATGCGCAAGTACTCCTTGGACGAGCTACCCCAGTTCTGGAATGTGCTGGCCGGGAACATGAGCTTGGTGGGCCCCCGTCCGCCGCTCCTTCGCGAAGTCAGTGGCTACGAACGGCATACCCATCGCCGGCTGCTAATCAAACCCGGAATTACCGGCTTGTGGCAGATCAATGGACGATCCGATCTTCCCTGGGATGAAGCCGTCCGGCTGGACCTGTACTACGTCGAAAACTGGTCGATAGCAGGCGACCTGATGATCATGTGGCGCACCTTCAGGGCCATGATCCAGCCCTCCGGCGCCTATTGA
- a CDS encoding acyl-CoA dehydrogenase family protein — MNPEEILPDALLERLRGRAAGYDHDNLFFHEDLEELAAAGYLKLFVPVADGGLGLGLEAVAALQQRLATAAPATALAVNMHLVWTGVAHVMAARGDDSLDFVLKEAGKGEVFAFGISEAGNDSMLFDSTTLAEPLPDGGYRFTGRKIFTSLSRGWTRLGTFGKDANARNGEGELVFGFIHRDEPGHETLNDWDTLGMRASASNTTLLKGAAVPSERIFRKLPVGPNQDLLIFAIFACFETLLAAVYTGLAQRAFMLGIESVKRRVSAKHGGRTFAQDPDIRWKVADAALAMDGIYPQLSTVARDIDNLVDHGAQWFPKFVGLKSRATENARYVVDLAIRVTGGSSYFRGSELERLYRDVLAGIFHPSNDESAHNTVASAWLGPLDN, encoded by the coding sequence ATGAATCCAGAGGAAATCCTTCCGGATGCGCTGTTGGAGCGGCTCCGCGGGCGGGCGGCTGGATATGACCACGACAATCTCTTCTTCCATGAAGACCTCGAAGAGCTGGCTGCCGCCGGTTACCTGAAACTGTTCGTGCCAGTCGCCGACGGCGGTCTGGGACTTGGTCTGGAAGCGGTAGCTGCGTTGCAGCAGCGCCTCGCCACGGCAGCCCCGGCCACAGCACTGGCAGTCAACATGCATCTGGTCTGGACCGGCGTCGCGCATGTCATGGCTGCAAGGGGGGACGACTCGCTGGACTTCGTGCTGAAGGAAGCCGGCAAGGGGGAAGTGTTCGCTTTCGGAATTTCGGAAGCGGGCAACGATTCAATGCTGTTCGATTCCACGACCCTTGCGGAGCCGTTGCCTGACGGTGGTTATCGATTCACCGGACGGAAGATCTTCACGAGCCTCTCCCGTGGTTGGACCCGTCTGGGAACGTTCGGCAAGGACGCAAACGCCAGAAACGGAGAGGGCGAGTTGGTTTTCGGATTCATCCACCGTGATGAACCCGGGCACGAAACCCTCAACGATTGGGACACCCTGGGCATGCGGGCCAGTGCCTCGAACACCACCCTGTTGAAGGGAGCGGCGGTTCCATCGGAGCGGATCTTCCGTAAACTGCCTGTCGGGCCTAACCAGGACTTACTGATATTCGCGATTTTTGCCTGCTTTGAGACCTTGTTGGCAGCGGTCTACACCGGGTTGGCGCAGCGTGCGTTCATGCTGGGCATTGAAAGCGTCAAGCGAAGGGTCTCGGCGAAACACGGCGGACGCACTTTCGCCCAGGACCCGGACATCCGTTGGAAAGTTGCCGACGCGGCCCTGGCCATGGACGGCATTTATCCCCAATTGTCGACCGTTGCCCGCGACATCGACAACCTGGTGGACCATGGAGCCCAGTGGTTCCCCAAGTTTGTTGGACTCAAGTCGCGTGCCACGGAAAATGCCCGTTACGTGGTGGATCTGGCGATCAGGGTCACGGGAGGATCCAGCTACTTCCGCGGCTCGGAACTGGAACGCCTCTACCGGGACGTACTCGCTGGAATTTTCCACCCGTCCAATGACGAATCGGCGCACAACACGGTGGCGAGCGCCTGGCTTGGGCCCCTGGACAACTGA
- a CDS encoding Gfo/Idh/MocA family oxidoreductase, which yields MSIGTIPSGHLNGHGMTPKLRIAVVGAGYWGPNLARNLKASPDWELVAICDLDVERGLRLAETVGGVAVVESLDELLDTYNLDAVAVATPAHTHHGVVMTALRAGMHVLVEKPLADSRAKGLEMVEEAKARGLVLMADHTYCFTPAVLKIQELVSSGALGDILYVDSVRINLGLVQPDVNVFWDLAPHDLSILDFVLPGGLHPTEISAHGADPLGTGRDCVGHLTFGLPNDAMVHIHVNWLSPTKIRQMIIGGSKRTLVWDDLNPQQRLSVYDRGVSLEQQPRSAADKKNSAISYRLGDTWSPALQEREPLGQVVAELAGSIRNHTIPRTSGESGLRVLSVLEAVTQSLGTDGQSTIVAGNGVALQVAQ from the coding sequence ATGAGCATAGGAACTATTCCATCAGGCCACCTTAACGGCCACGGGATGACCCCGAAATTGCGGATCGCCGTGGTCGGAGCGGGATATTGGGGCCCGAACCTCGCCAGGAACCTTAAAGCCAGCCCGGACTGGGAACTCGTGGCAATTTGCGATCTTGACGTGGAGCGCGGACTTCGGCTGGCCGAAACAGTAGGCGGCGTCGCCGTCGTCGAGTCCTTGGACGAACTCCTGGACACCTACAACCTGGACGCCGTCGCCGTGGCGACACCAGCGCACACGCATCACGGAGTAGTGATGACTGCATTGCGGGCCGGCATGCACGTGCTCGTCGAGAAGCCACTCGCGGACAGCCGTGCCAAGGGCCTGGAAATGGTGGAGGAAGCCAAAGCCCGCGGCCTCGTCCTCATGGCAGACCATACCTATTGCTTCACTCCCGCGGTTTTGAAGATCCAGGAGCTCGTATCAAGTGGGGCATTGGGCGACATCCTGTACGTCGACTCCGTGCGCATCAACCTCGGACTTGTCCAACCGGACGTCAATGTGTTCTGGGATCTTGCACCCCACGATCTCTCGATCCTGGACTTCGTCCTGCCGGGAGGCCTGCACCCCACCGAGATCTCTGCCCACGGCGCGGATCCGCTGGGTACGGGCCGCGACTGTGTAGGCCATCTGACCTTCGGCCTGCCAAACGACGCCATGGTGCATATCCACGTGAACTGGCTCAGTCCCACCAAAATCCGCCAGATGATCATTGGCGGCTCAAAGAGGACGTTGGTCTGGGACGACCTGAACCCGCAACAACGGCTCAGCGTCTACGATCGCGGCGTCAGCCTGGAACAACAGCCGCGGTCCGCGGCGGACAAAAAGAACTCTGCCATCTCGTATCGTCTGGGCGACACCTGGTCACCGGCATTGCAGGAACGCGAACCATTGGGCCAGGTCGTCGCCGAGCTGGCCGGCTCCATCAGGAACCACACCATACCGCGCACCAGTGGCGAATCCGGGCTCAGGGTCCTCTCAGTACTGGAAGCCGTCACCCAAAGCCTTGGAACAGACGGCCAGTCAACCATCGTTGCCGGCAACGGGGTCGCCCTCCAGGTCGCACAGTGA
- a CDS encoding acetyltransferase: protein MTELLLIAASGLAREVLAMVRNTGQYDVIGILDDDEDKLGRVVDGAHVLGPIREALTFPHAMLLVCIGSGRGRESVVMRLRTLGLAEDRYATAIDSSVHPPEGCRIGLGSILLANVTMTASVTVGSHVVAMPGVTLTHDDVVSDFATLAAGVSLGGNVHIGRAAYIGMNASVRERRTVGAGATIGMGAAVLTDVPDEETWAGVPARVIRRGYSPELEDAL from the coding sequence ATGACCGAGCTCCTCCTCATCGCCGCCAGCGGACTCGCCCGCGAAGTCCTGGCCATGGTCCGCAACACCGGACAATACGACGTCATCGGAATCCTGGACGACGACGAAGACAAACTCGGACGCGTCGTGGACGGCGCCCACGTACTGGGCCCCATCCGCGAAGCCCTGACCTTCCCACACGCCATGCTGCTTGTCTGTATTGGATCCGGCCGGGGACGCGAAAGCGTCGTCATGCGCTTACGCACCCTGGGCCTCGCAGAGGACCGCTATGCGACAGCGATCGACTCATCAGTACATCCACCGGAAGGATGCAGAATCGGCCTGGGCAGCATCCTTCTGGCCAACGTCACCATGACAGCCTCCGTCACAGTCGGAAGCCACGTAGTAGCCATGCCCGGCGTCACGCTCACACACGACGACGTCGTCAGCGACTTCGCCACCCTGGCCGCAGGCGTATCCCTCGGCGGGAACGTCCACATCGGCCGCGCCGCCTACATCGGCATGAACGCCAGCGTCCGCGAGCGCCGCACCGTCGGCGCCGGCGCAACCATCGGCATGGGAGCGGCAGTACTAACCGATGTTCCCGACGAAGAAACATGGGCCGGCGTGCCCGCACGCGTCATCCGCCGCGGCTATTCACCCGAACTGGAGGACGCCCTGTGA
- a CDS encoding NAD-dependent epimerase/dehydratase family protein — MNKLLGANVLVTGGAGTIGSTLVDQLLDAGAAHVDVLDNLVRGRRANLNDALATGLVQLVEGDLRDRDLVHDLTRGKDLVFHQAAIRITQCAEEPRLALEVLVDGTFNVFEAAVGHKVDKVIAASSASVYGMAEEFPTTERHHHHNNDTFYGAAKSFNEGMARSFRAMSGLDYVLLRYFNVYGPRMDVHGLYTEVLVRWMERIVDGLPPLIFGSGHQTMDFIHTADVARANILAAASDVREGVYNVASGTETSLAELAQTLLRVMQSPLHLDHGPERAVNGVARRLADVTAAKRDLGFEAAIELEDGLRSLVTWWRPLREEIAASRQLARPEAPSVGAR; from the coding sequence GTGAACAAGCTGCTCGGCGCCAACGTCCTGGTCACCGGAGGCGCCGGAACCATCGGATCCACCTTGGTAGACCAACTGCTCGACGCCGGTGCGGCGCACGTGGACGTCCTGGACAACCTCGTCAGGGGGCGCCGGGCAAACCTCAACGATGCCCTGGCTACCGGACTCGTGCAGTTGGTGGAAGGTGACCTGAGGGACCGGGACCTGGTCCACGACCTCACCAGGGGCAAAGACCTGGTTTTCCATCAGGCTGCGATCCGAATCACCCAATGCGCCGAGGAGCCACGTTTGGCGCTTGAGGTCCTGGTGGATGGAACCTTCAACGTGTTCGAAGCCGCCGTTGGGCACAAGGTGGACAAGGTCATCGCGGCCTCGAGTGCCTCCGTCTACGGAATGGCAGAGGAATTCCCCACCACCGAGAGACACCACCACCACAACAACGACACCTTTTATGGGGCCGCGAAATCCTTCAACGAAGGAATGGCGAGGAGCTTCCGAGCCATGTCCGGCCTGGATTACGTCCTCCTGAGGTACTTCAATGTGTACGGACCCCGCATGGACGTCCACGGACTCTATACAGAGGTACTTGTCCGTTGGATGGAGCGAATAGTCGACGGCCTTCCGCCCCTGATCTTCGGCAGCGGCCACCAGACAATGGACTTCATCCACACCGCCGACGTCGCAAGGGCCAACATCCTCGCAGCCGCCAGCGACGTCCGGGAGGGTGTCTACAACGTAGCCAGCGGCACGGAAACCAGCTTGGCCGAACTCGCGCAAACCCTGCTGCGGGTCATGCAGTCCCCACTGCACCTTGACCACGGACCTGAACGGGCAGTCAACGGAGTTGCCCGCCGGCTCGCAGACGTCACCGCAGCCAAGCGGGACCTCGGTTTTGAAGCCGCCATAGAACTTGAAGATGGACTCCGCTCACTCGTCACCTGGTGGCGTCCCCTCCGAGAAGAAATCGCAGCCTCCCGGCAACTTGCCCGGCCCGAAGCACCCTCAGTGGGTGCACGATGA
- a CDS encoding DegT/DnrJ/EryC1/StrS family aminotransferase, which translates to MTTSETSLARIDVMKPWLGQEEAQAVAEVIASGWVAQGPKVKQFEEAFALEQQAAFAVAVSSCTSALHLALAVAGIGPGDDVVVPSFSFIATANAPSYVGARAVFADVDVLTGCVTAETIAAALTPATRAVIVVDQGGVPVDLDPIRALCDPLGITVVEDAACGIGSRYRGRPVGAGAELVAWSFHPRKILTTGEGGMLSTPRRDFADRSRRLREHAMSVSAADRHASVLAPAEEYLEVGFNYRMTDLQAAVGIVQLGRLHQAVQRRRELAANYAQAFAGIEGLRLVDDPGYGTGNFQSCWLEVGTAFPLGRDALMSRLAEEGISARRGIMAAHRQPAYAREAKAAVSLAATEWLTEHTLILPLYHQLTLGDQVRVIDSVLRAAGQGQ; encoded by the coding sequence ATGACAACCTCCGAAACCTCCCTGGCACGCATCGACGTCATGAAACCGTGGCTAGGGCAAGAAGAAGCCCAAGCAGTCGCCGAGGTCATCGCTTCCGGCTGGGTGGCCCAAGGCCCCAAAGTCAAGCAGTTCGAGGAAGCCTTCGCCCTGGAGCAACAGGCCGCTTTCGCCGTCGCGGTCTCCAGCTGCACCTCAGCCCTGCACCTGGCACTCGCCGTCGCCGGTATCGGCCCGGGAGACGACGTCGTAGTTCCCTCCTTCTCCTTCATCGCAACCGCAAATGCCCCCAGCTACGTAGGCGCCCGGGCGGTCTTCGCCGACGTCGACGTCCTAACGGGTTGTGTCACCGCCGAAACGATCGCCGCCGCCCTGACGCCGGCCACACGGGCCGTCATAGTCGTGGACCAAGGCGGAGTACCCGTGGATCTCGATCCCATCCGGGCCCTGTGCGACCCCCTCGGGATCACCGTGGTGGAAGACGCAGCCTGCGGCATCGGTTCACGCTACCGCGGCCGGCCGGTAGGAGCCGGCGCCGAACTGGTCGCATGGTCCTTCCACCCCCGCAAAATCCTCACCACCGGCGAAGGCGGGATGCTCTCCACGCCAAGGCGGGACTTCGCAGACCGGTCCCGCCGCCTCCGCGAACACGCAATGAGCGTCTCAGCGGCGGACCGTCATGCCAGCGTCCTGGCCCCCGCCGAGGAGTACCTCGAAGTCGGCTTCAACTACCGCATGACCGACCTCCAGGCCGCCGTCGGGATCGTCCAACTCGGCCGCCTGCACCAGGCAGTACAACGCAGACGCGAACTGGCCGCCAACTACGCTCAGGCCTTCGCCGGTATCGAAGGCCTCCGCCTAGTAGACGACCCAGGCTACGGAACCGGAAACTTCCAGTCCTGCTGGCTGGAAGTAGGCACGGCTTTCCCCCTGGGAAGAGACGCCCTGATGAGCCGCCTGGCAGAGGAGGGAATATCGGCACGACGCGGCATCATGGCCGCACACCGGCAACCTGCCTACGCCCGGGAAGCCAAGGCCGCGGTTTCACTGGCAGCAACTGAATGGCTGACAGAGCACACATTGATCCTGCCTCTCTACCACCAACTCACCCTGGGTGACCAGGTCCGGGTCATCGACTCCGTACTTCGCGCGGCAGGACAGGGACAATGA